CTCATAAATATGCGGATCGGCAAAGCCATGCAGATAGAGGTTTACCAAAGACAGGCGAACCATGTCGGGTGAAATGTCATAGCCTTTAAAGTTTTGTGCCAGACGCCCTTTGTCATCAGGTGTCAGGTTAGTATTGCCCTTTGCATCAGTATTGGCCTTGAGGATGTGCTTGTAGGACGAGATCAGAAATCCGGCGGTGCCGCAGGCCGGGTCAAGCACGGTCTCAGTCTTCTTCGGGTCTATAATTTCGACCATAAAATCTATGATGTGACGAGGGGTGCGGAACTGACCGGCATCACCCTGGGAACCAAGCACAGAAAGTAAATACTCGAATGCATCTCCTAATCGTTCGCTGTGGTCATAAGAGAACTCATCAATGACCTTAAGAAACATCTTTAGAGTTTCAGGGTCGCGGTAGGGTAGATAGGCGTTTTTAAATATATCGCGGAAAAGGAGCGGTATGCCGGGATTTTCCGGCATTTTGGTAATGGCTTCGGCATAGAGGTTCAGGATCTCAAAGCCCCCCAGGCCGGAGTGCATAAGCTTGGCCCATCCGTATCGGGAAAACTCACCCTCAAAAAATTTGCGCTTGCCGCCTAACTCCTCACTCCCAGCATCCATGTCATCCATGAATTTGTAAATCAGAGCAATGGTGATCTGTTCTACCTGGCTTTTGGGGTCGGGCACTTTTCCCACGAGGATGTCTCGGGCTGTATCAATTCGGCGTTTGGTGTCGGTATCAAGCATGGTTTTCCTTAATCATTAGTGGACGGAGTTGACTTAGTGGACCGGATGGACACAGGGCGTGATGACCGTTTTTGTGAACGCACGCGGTAGAGTCGTTCGGTGAAACCACCTTCAGTTTCGAAGGCTTTTGCCTGTGCGGCAATTTGGCGGTCAAGCAGGCTACAGGCGACCGCAAGCAGTACCAGAGCAGCGTTGGCAGCAAGCTCGGGATAAGTGGACATTGTGGACTTTGTTGACGGGGTGGACGGTTGTTTCAGTCCATTCTGTCCACTGTGTCGACTTCGTCTACAATCATGCTCTTCCTTCACCCAGGCAGCCACTTCATCGGCTGTTTTACACCTGCGGTCAATCAGGCTCTGCCTGCGGGGATCGCTACGATCCCATATAGGCAGACCGCGCTGGCGCAAAAAATCTTCATAGTCAAGCTTTAGTTCTTCCAGACTGGCGCGCGCTACATTAGTGAGCTTGAGTTCGGTTTTCTTCGAAGTTCCGGAAGCCTGGCTTCCTTCGGCGATATTCTGGACACCAGATCGTGCGGCTTGTACCATCTGGTCGCGGGTACGGCTGTACTTGTCGATATAACGGTCACAA
This genomic interval from Pseudomonadota bacterium contains the following:
- a CDS encoding four helix bundle suffix domain-containing protein, with product MATNEPLIPKHGGYRKLKSFQVAQLVFDITARFCDRYIDKYSRTRDQMVQAARSGVQNIAEGSQASGTSKKTELKLTNVARASLEELKLDYEDFLRQRGLPIWDRSDPRRQSLIDRRCKTADEVAAWVKEEHDCRRSRHSGQNGLKQPSTPSTKSTMSTYPELAANAALVLLAVACSLLDRQIAAQAKAFETEGGFTERLYRVRSQKRSSRPVSIRSTKSTPSTND